One genomic region from Blastococcus sp. Marseille-P5729 encodes:
- a CDS encoding LysM peptidoglycan-binding domain-containing protein, with the protein MATTPRSTLDRPAAHGSLTVSSFDRVRTPRTAAARRLSRRPGASPVLDPRRDLQMFALEPAPRAAQGASVDELAPLLPPVISEPPRSRRPVAARPAPAHRSERAQRARERHHAAASRRTRVRLTLRGYSVLLGLVVACIAATSALTNASVTTAVSVPAAEVVVQPGESLHDVAARAADGRSVDEVLTGIRQANGLPSGAQPEAGEILLVPGS; encoded by the coding sequence ATGGCAACCACACCACGCAGCACGCTCGACCGGCCGGCCGCTCACGGGTCGCTGACGGTCTCGTCCTTCGATCGGGTCCGCACCCCGCGAACCGCGGCGGCGCGTCGCCTGTCCCGGCGCCCGGGCGCTTCCCCGGTGCTTGACCCGCGGCGCGACCTGCAGATGTTCGCGCTGGAGCCTGCGCCCAGAGCGGCGCAGGGAGCCAGCGTCGACGAGCTCGCACCGCTGCTGCCGCCGGTCATCTCCGAGCCGCCGCGCTCTCGTCGTCCGGTCGCCGCGCGGCCGGCTCCGGCGCACCGATCCGAGCGGGCGCAGCGCGCCCGCGAACGACATCACGCAGCCGCGTCGCGGCGCACGCGGGTCCGGCTGACGCTGCGCGGCTATTCGGTGCTGCTCGGACTCGTCGTGGCGTGCATTGCAGCGACCTCGGCCTTGACGAACGCCTCGGTCACGACGGCGGTGTCGGTGCCCGCCGCAGAGGTTGTCGTCCAGCCGGGGGAGAGCCTGCACGACGTCGCGGCGCGCGCAGCGGACGGCCGGTCGGTCGATGAGGTGCTCACCGGGATTCGCCAGGCCAACGGTCTGCCCAGCGGAGCGCAGCCCGAGGCCGGGGAGATCCTCCTCGTGCCCGGCTCCTAG
- the hflX gene encoding GTPase HflX, whose amino-acid sequence MTTDLPFADTGDFDLEDRQSLRRVAGLSTELEDITEVEYRQLRLEKVVLVGVQLGELRDAENSLLELAALAETAGSQVMDGVLQRRVKPDPATFIGSGKARELASIVAATGADTVIADSELTPSQRRALEDIVKVKVIDRTALILDIFAQHAKSREGKAQVELAQLQYLLPRLRGWGESMSRQAGGRVAGGEGIGSRGPGETKIELDRRRINSRIARLRRDISSMKTGRDTKRSSRRRSEIPSVVIAGYTNAGKSTLINRLTGAGVLVENALFATLDPTVRRAETADGREYTISDTVGFVRSLPHQLVEAFRSTLEEVEDADLVLHVVDGSHPDPEGQISAVREVFADIGATEVTELVVINKADAAAPETLDRLLRAIPGAVAVSARTGEGMGALRAAIDTALPRPAVAVDVVIPYDRGDLVALLHEKADVESIDYTPEGTAVIAKAYPSVASVVEPFARVAP is encoded by the coding sequence ATGACAACAGATCTGCCGTTCGCCGACACCGGCGATTTCGATCTCGAGGACCGCCAGTCCCTGCGCCGCGTGGCGGGATTGTCCACCGAGCTTGAGGACATCACCGAGGTCGAGTACCGCCAGCTGCGCCTGGAGAAGGTGGTGCTCGTTGGCGTCCAGCTCGGCGAGCTGCGGGATGCGGAGAACTCACTGCTCGAGCTGGCCGCACTGGCCGAGACCGCTGGCTCACAGGTCATGGACGGCGTCCTGCAGCGGCGGGTCAAGCCCGACCCCGCGACCTTCATCGGGTCGGGCAAGGCACGTGAGCTGGCCTCCATCGTCGCCGCTACCGGCGCTGACACGGTGATCGCCGACAGCGAGCTGACGCCGTCCCAGCGCCGCGCGCTCGAGGACATCGTCAAGGTGAAGGTCATCGACCGGACGGCGCTGATCCTCGACATCTTCGCCCAGCACGCCAAGAGCCGCGAGGGCAAGGCGCAGGTCGAGCTGGCGCAGCTGCAGTACCTGCTCCCGCGACTGCGCGGCTGGGGGGAGTCGATGTCGCGTCAGGCCGGTGGCCGGGTCGCCGGCGGCGAGGGCATCGGCTCCCGCGGACCCGGTGAGACCAAGATCGAGCTCGACCGCCGACGCATCAACTCCCGCATCGCCCGGCTGCGCCGCGACATATCTTCGATGAAGACCGGTCGCGACACCAAGCGTTCCTCCCGGCGCCGTTCTGAGATCCCGTCGGTCGTCATCGCGGGTTACACGAATGCCGGCAAGTCCACGCTCATCAACCGGCTGACCGGCGCTGGCGTGCTGGTGGAGAACGCCCTGTTCGCCACCCTCGATCCGACCGTGCGACGCGCCGAGACCGCCGACGGCCGCGAGTACACCATCAGCGACACGGTCGGCTTCGTGCGCTCCCTGCCGCACCAGCTGGTGGAGGCATTCCGCTCCACGCTGGAGGAGGTCGAGGACGCCGACCTGGTGCTGCACGTCGTCGACGGCTCGCATCCCGACCCGGAGGGCCAGATCAGCGCCGTTCGCGAGGTGTTCGCCGACATTGGCGCCACCGAGGTCACCGAGCTTGTCGTGATCAACAAGGCGGACGCCGCCGCGCCCGAAACGCTCGACCGGTTGCTGCGGGCCATCCCGGGCGCGGTCGCCGTCTCGGCGCGGACCGGCGAAGGGATGGGCGCGCTGCGCGCGGCGATCGACACCGCACTGCCGCGTCCGGCGGTGGCCGTCGACGTCGTGATCCCCTACGACCGCGGCGACCTGGTCGCACTGCTGCACGAGAAGGCCGATGTCGAGAGCATCGACTACACGCCTGAGGGCACCGCGGTCATCGCGAAGGCCTACCCGTCCGTGGCGTCCGTGGTCGAACCGTTCGCGCGCGTGGCCCCGTAG
- the miaA gene encoding tRNA (adenosine(37)-N6)-dimethylallyltransferase MiaA encodes MTELIVVLGPTASGKTSLALDLAERLGGPDRTEIVNADSMQVYRGMDIGTAKIGRHEQRGIAHHLFDVWPVDHAVTVAEYQALARETIADIGRRGRRAILVGGSGLYITATLDDLRFPGTDPVVRARLEAELADAGPIPLHRRLRALDPAAAEAILPTNGRRIVRALEVIEITGEPFTATLPDRARPVLPAVQIGLDWPTERLYERIAERVDLMWAAGLVDEVRRLRPQIDTARTASRALGYAQVLAFLRGEITERQAREDTVTATRRFARRQRSWFARDDRIHWLDATRDDLVDAAVRTIDP; translated from the coding sequence ATGACTGAGCTGATCGTCGTGCTTGGACCGACGGCGTCCGGCAAGACCTCCCTCGCGTTGGACCTCGCTGAACGACTCGGCGGCCCGGACCGCACCGAGATCGTCAATGCGGACTCGATGCAGGTATACCGCGGCATGGACATCGGCACGGCGAAGATCGGCCGGCACGAGCAGCGCGGCATCGCACATCATCTGTTCGACGTGTGGCCGGTCGATCACGCGGTCACCGTCGCCGAGTACCAGGCGCTGGCCCGCGAGACGATCGCGGACATAGGGCGACGCGGTAGGCGGGCGATCCTGGTCGGCGGGTCGGGGCTCTACATCACCGCGACCCTCGACGATCTGCGCTTCCCCGGCACGGACCCGGTCGTGCGCGCCCGACTGGAGGCCGAGCTGGCGGACGCCGGACCGATTCCTCTGCATCGGCGGCTGCGGGCACTCGACCCGGCGGCGGCCGAGGCGATCCTGCCCACCAACGGCCGACGGATCGTACGGGCGCTGGAGGTCATCGAGATCACCGGGGAGCCGTTCACCGCCACCCTCCCGGACCGCGCCCGCCCGGTGCTGCCCGCGGTACAGATCGGGCTCGACTGGCCCACCGAGCGGCTCTACGAGCGGATCGCGGAACGCGTCGACCTGATGTGGGCAGCGGGACTGGTCGACGAGGTGCGCAGGCTGCGACCGCAGATCGACACCGCCCGCACCGCGAGCCGGGCGCTGGGTTACGCGCAGGTCCTCGCCTTCCTGCGCGGCGAGATCACTGAACGGCAGGCTCGCGAGGACACGGTGACCGCGACCCGCCGGTTCGCGCGGCGGCAGCGCTCCTGGTTCGCGCGTGACGACCGGATCCACTGGCTCGATGCCACACGTGACGACCTCGTCGATGCCGCTGTCCGTACCATCGACCCGTGA
- a CDS encoding glutamate ABC transporter substrate-binding protein, which yields MRRARAAAGAAMAALALAGCGTGTTPEAVPSTSEAPPFPEGTTMAQIATSGTVRIGVKTDIPDIGYLPPGSPGGAEPTGFDIEIAKIIAEDLQVAPEGIQWVPVGTADREYVLTSAKVDLVIATYSMTEERAAVVGQAGPYYITGQQLMVQDDSDITGLDDVEGRTLCSVAGSESDEVLVEHGAITKAYTSYAACVEALVDGELDIVSTDGAILAGFVEQHPDDVQIVGSPFGNQRYGIGFRHGDVQMCHFLRESLLKAYEDGSWKAAFESTLGKGVVEAPRAPRPDSCTPQTSGSPSSPAAD from the coding sequence GTGCGCCGAGCACGAGCCGCTGCGGGGGCAGCTATGGCGGCACTGGCGCTCGCGGGGTGCGGCACCGGGACTACGCCCGAGGCGGTCCCGAGCACCAGCGAGGCTCCGCCCTTCCCCGAGGGAACCACGATGGCGCAGATTGCCACCTCCGGAACCGTGCGCATCGGTGTGAAGACCGACATTCCCGACATCGGCTACCTGCCGCCCGGCTCCCCCGGCGGTGCCGAACCGACGGGCTTCGACATCGAGATCGCGAAGATCATCGCCGAAGACCTGCAGGTCGCCCCCGAGGGCATCCAGTGGGTCCCGGTGGGGACGGCCGATCGCGAGTACGTCCTCACTTCGGCGAAGGTCGATCTGGTCATCGCGACCTACAGCATGACCGAGGAGCGCGCCGCGGTCGTCGGTCAGGCGGGCCCGTACTACATCACCGGGCAGCAGCTCATGGTGCAGGACGACTCGGACATCACGGGGCTGGACGACGTGGAGGGGCGCACCCTGTGCTCGGTGGCCGGCTCCGAGTCGGACGAGGTGCTCGTGGAGCACGGTGCGATCACGAAGGCGTACACGTCGTACGCCGCCTGCGTAGAAGCGCTGGTGGACGGCGAGCTCGACATCGTCTCGACGGACGGGGCGATCCTGGCCGGGTTCGTCGAGCAGCACCCGGACGACGTGCAGATCGTCGGCTCCCCGTTCGGCAACCAGCGGTACGGGATCGGCTTCCGGCACGGTGATGTCCAGATGTGCCATTTCCTCCGCGAATCGCTGCTGAAGGCCTACGAGGACGGCTCCTGGAAGGCCGCCTTCGAGTCCACGCTGGGCAAGGGAGTGGTCGAGGCGCCCCGGGCTCCCCGGCCGGACTCGTGCACACCGCAGACGTCCGGCTCCCCGTCGAGCCCGGCGGCGGACTAG
- a CDS encoding DUF349 domain-containing protein — MQAISTTEVSDMAASNEWGRVDDDGAVYVHSADGDRPIGSWQAGTPEEGLAHFVRRFEDLETEVILLENRLKSPSTDATALANSARTLKDSLSEAHAIGDLAALGARLDAVIEQTAAKREQAQAAKAQARADAVAAKEALVAEAERLATSTQWKASGDRLRSIIEDWKAIKGVDRKTDDALWKRFKEARDAFGKARGAHFAALDKQREESKAVKERIVAEAQELADSTDWGPTASRMKSLMSEWKAAGRATRDSEDKLWAAFREAQDTFFGARSAVLNERDASYADNQKAKEALLEEYSGKIDPAADLDAAKASLREMQEKWEQIGHVPREAMRPLEERMRQVERRVRDAEDAEWKKSTARSNPLLLSMRENVEKARKQLEKAQASGNAKKIAEAQANLEAKQQWLSEAEKSVAS, encoded by the coding sequence ATGCAGGCCATCTCAACCACGGAGGTCTCGGACATGGCAGCGAGCAACGAGTGGGGTCGCGTCGACGATGACGGCGCGGTCTATGTGCACTCGGCTGACGGTGACCGTCCGATCGGCTCGTGGCAGGCCGGTACCCCTGAGGAGGGCCTCGCGCATTTCGTGCGTCGCTTCGAGGACCTCGAGACCGAGGTCATCCTGCTCGAGAACCGGCTGAAGTCGCCGTCCACCGACGCCACCGCGCTCGCGAACTCGGCACGGACGCTGAAGGACTCGCTGAGTGAGGCGCACGCGATCGGCGATCTGGCCGCGCTCGGCGCGCGACTGGATGCGGTGATCGAGCAGACCGCCGCCAAGCGCGAGCAGGCCCAGGCTGCGAAGGCACAGGCCCGGGCGGACGCCGTCGCGGCGAAGGAAGCGCTCGTCGCCGAGGCAGAGCGGCTCGCGACCTCGACGCAGTGGAAGGCCTCCGGGGACCGGCTGCGCTCGATCATCGAGGACTGGAAGGCCATCAAAGGGGTCGACCGCAAGACCGACGACGCCCTGTGGAAGCGCTTCAAGGAGGCGCGGGACGCCTTCGGGAAGGCTCGCGGCGCACACTTCGCCGCGCTGGACAAGCAGCGCGAGGAGTCCAAGGCGGTCAAGGAGCGCATCGTCGCCGAGGCTCAGGAGCTCGCCGACTCGACCGACTGGGGCCCGACCGCGTCGCGGATGAAGTCGCTGATGAGCGAGTGGAAGGCCGCCGGGCGGGCGACCCGGGACTCCGAGGACAAGCTCTGGGCCGCCTTCCGCGAGGCACAGGACACGTTCTTCGGAGCACGCTCGGCGGTGCTCAACGAGCGCGATGCGTCGTACGCCGACAACCAGAAGGCGAAGGAGGCGCTCCTCGAGGAATACTCGGGCAAGATCGACCCGGCCGCCGACCTCGACGCGGCCAAGGCGAGCCTGCGCGAGATGCAGGAGAAGTGGGAACAGATCGGGCACGTACCCCGCGAGGCGATGCGCCCGCTCGAGGAGCGGATGCGTCAGGTGGAGCGCCGCGTACGTGATGCCGAGGACGCCGAGTGGAAGAAGTCGACCGCCCGGTCCAACCCGTTGCTGCTGAGCATGCGCGAGAACGTCGAGAAGGCGCGCAAGCAGCTCGAGAAGGCCCAGGCGTCCGGCAACGCGAAGAAGATCGCCGAGGCCCAGGCGAACCTCGAGGCCAAGCAGCAGTGGCTCAGCGAGGCCGAGAAGTCGGTGGCCTCCTAG
- the lexA gene encoding transcriptional repressor LexA, which translates to MEVIRSSIERQGYPPSVREIGEAVGLASPSSVAHQLRQLQAKGFLRRDPNRPRAVDVRPAEPQGEQQSLPEPTFVPIVGRIAAGGPILAEEAVEDVFPLPRELVGEGTLFLLKVTGDSMVDAAICDGDWVVVRQQPVAEQGDIVAAMIDGEATVKTYRMRDGHVWLIPHNPAYEPINGDEATVLGRVVSVLRRV; encoded by the coding sequence ATGGAGGTCATCCGCTCGTCCATCGAGCGACAGGGCTATCCCCCGAGCGTGCGCGAGATCGGTGAGGCAGTCGGTCTGGCCTCCCCGTCATCGGTGGCGCACCAGCTGCGCCAGCTGCAGGCCAAGGGCTTTCTGCGTCGCGACCCGAACCGTCCCCGGGCGGTCGACGTCCGACCGGCAGAGCCGCAGGGCGAGCAGCAGAGCCTCCCGGAGCCGACCTTCGTACCGATCGTCGGCCGGATCGCCGCAGGCGGGCCGATCCTTGCCGAAGAGGCTGTTGAGGATGTCTTCCCACTGCCGCGCGAGCTGGTGGGCGAGGGCACCCTGTTCCTGCTGAAGGTGACCGGCGACTCGATGGTCGATGCTGCGATCTGCGACGGCGACTGGGTGGTCGTGCGCCAGCAGCCGGTCGCGGAGCAGGGCGACATCGTCGCCGCCATGATCGACGGCGAGGCGACCGTGAAGACCTACCGCATGCGTGACGGCCACGTCTGGCTGATCCCCCACAACCCGGCATACGAGCCGATCAACGGCGACGAGGCGACCGTCCTTGGGCGTGTGGTCTCGGTGCTGCGACGGGTGTAG
- the miaB gene encoding tRNA (N6-isopentenyl adenosine(37)-C2)-methylthiotransferase MiaB, giving the protein MTISPNAARTYEIKTYGCQMNNHDSERLAGVLESNGYVAAPAGEQADVVVFNTCAVRENADNKLYGNLSHLAPVKRARPDLQIAVGGCLAQKDKQSIVDRAPYVDVVFGTHNVGSLPALLERSRHNKQAEVEILESLEQFPSSLPAKRESAYAGWVSISVGCNNTCTFCIVPALRGRERDRRPGEILSEVQALVDDGVLEVTLLGQNVNAYGVEFGDRSAFANLLRACGEIDGLERVRFTSPHPRDFTDEVIEAMAQTPNVCHQLHMPLQSGSADVLRRMRRSYRPDRFLGILDRVREAMPDAAITTDIIVGFPGETDEDFEATMDVVRRARFASAFTFQYSSRPGTPAATMDNQVPKRIVQERYERLVELQNQISWDENKRLVGREVELLVAVGEGRKDADTHRMSGRARDGRLVHFTPAGSAIDRSIRPGDIVTTTVTYAAPHHLNADGLVRTHRRTRAGDIHEAATSGPGTQPSVMLGMPTVRRAASAPQR; this is encoded by the coding sequence ATGACCATCTCACCCAACGCCGCGCGCACCTACGAGATCAAGACGTACGGCTGCCAGATGAACAACCACGACTCCGAGCGGCTTGCCGGAGTCCTCGAGAGCAATGGGTACGTCGCCGCGCCCGCGGGGGAGCAGGCCGACGTGGTCGTGTTCAACACGTGCGCGGTTCGCGAGAACGCCGACAACAAGCTCTACGGGAATCTCTCCCACCTGGCGCCCGTCAAGCGGGCCCGGCCCGACCTGCAGATCGCCGTCGGCGGATGCCTCGCGCAGAAGGACAAGCAAAGCATCGTCGACCGAGCGCCGTATGTCGACGTGGTCTTCGGCACGCACAACGTCGGGTCGTTGCCGGCGCTGCTGGAGCGCTCCCGGCACAACAAGCAGGCCGAGGTCGAGATCCTTGAGTCACTCGAGCAGTTTCCCTCATCGCTGCCGGCCAAGCGGGAGTCGGCGTACGCCGGATGGGTGTCCATCTCGGTCGGCTGCAACAACACCTGCACCTTCTGCATCGTGCCAGCGCTGCGCGGCCGTGAGCGAGACCGCCGGCCGGGAGAGATCCTCTCCGAGGTTCAAGCGCTGGTCGACGACGGCGTCCTCGAGGTGACCCTGCTGGGGCAGAACGTCAACGCGTACGGCGTGGAGTTCGGCGACCGGTCCGCGTTCGCGAACCTGCTGCGCGCCTGCGGTGAGATCGACGGGCTGGAGCGGGTCCGGTTCACCTCCCCGCATCCCCGCGACTTCACCGACGAGGTCATCGAGGCCATGGCGCAGACGCCGAATGTGTGTCACCAGCTGCACATGCCGCTGCAGTCCGGCTCGGCCGATGTGCTCAGGCGGATGCGGCGTTCCTACCGGCCCGACCGCTTCTTGGGGATCCTCGACCGCGTACGCGAGGCGATGCCGGACGCCGCCATCACCACCGACATCATCGTCGGCTTCCCGGGAGAGACCGACGAGGACTTCGAGGCGACCATGGACGTCGTCCGCCGGGCGCGCTTCGCCAGCGCGTTCACGTTCCAGTACTCGTCGCGTCCGGGCACGCCTGCGGCGACGATGGACAACCAGGTGCCCAAGCGGATAGTGCAGGAACGTTACGAGCGACTGGTCGAGCTGCAGAACCAGATCAGCTGGGACGAGAACAAACGGCTTGTCGGCCGCGAGGTCGAGTTGCTCGTCGCCGTGGGCGAGGGCCGCAAGGACGCCGACACCCACCGGATGTCCGGGCGGGCTCGCGACGGCCGGCTGGTGCACTTCACCCCGGCCGGCAGCGCGATCGACCGCAGCATCCGACCCGGCGACATCGTGACCACCACGGTCACCTACGCCGCACCACACCACCTGAACGCCGACGGCCTGGTCCGCACCCACCGGCGTACCCGCGCCGGCGACATCCACGAGGCGGCTACCTCGGGTCCCGGGACGCAGCCCAGCGTCATGCTAGGGATGCCGACGGTGCGGCGGGCGGCTTCGGCGCCGCAGCGCTAG
- the dapF gene encoding diaminopimelate epimerase — MSSIPFAKGHGTENDFVLLPDVDGVRELSVDQIALVTDRRRGIGGDGVLRVVRSRHVADASTDAEWFMDYRNADGSIAEMCGNGVRVFARYLREEGLADGPAIDIGTRAGTKRALFEDDGSITVDMGPPQLLGESVTAVNGRKLTGLGVSMGNPHLAIDLAGSGLELDDLDLSDEPAYDRSFYPEGVNQEMYVDADPIDGADLHVRMRVHERGVGETRSCGTGICAVAVAALARQGVERGSVVVDVPGGRLFTQVGPERILLRGPAVIVARGAIEL, encoded by the coding sequence GTGAGCAGCATCCCTTTCGCCAAAGGTCACGGCACGGAGAACGACTTCGTGCTCCTTCCCGATGTCGACGGCGTCCGCGAGCTGTCCGTCGACCAGATCGCCTTGGTGACCGACCGGCGGCGGGGGATCGGCGGTGACGGCGTCCTGCGCGTGGTGCGCTCACGGCATGTCGCGGACGCCTCGACCGATGCCGAGTGGTTCATGGACTACCGCAACGCGGACGGCTCCATCGCCGAGATGTGCGGCAACGGCGTCCGGGTGTTCGCCCGGTACCTCCGGGAGGAGGGGCTGGCCGACGGACCCGCGATCGACATCGGCACCCGCGCCGGCACGAAGCGCGCGCTGTTCGAGGACGACGGAAGCATCACCGTCGACATGGGGCCACCACAGCTGCTCGGTGAGAGCGTCACCGCCGTCAATGGGCGGAAGCTGACTGGCCTCGGGGTGTCGATGGGCAACCCGCACCTGGCGATCGACCTCGCCGGCAGCGGCCTGGAACTCGACGACCTCGACCTGAGTGACGAGCCGGCGTACGACCGCTCCTTCTACCCGGAGGGCGTAAACCAGGAGATGTACGTGGACGCCGACCCGATCGACGGCGCAGACCTGCACGTGCGGATGCGGGTGCACGAACGCGGGGTGGGGGAGACCCGTTCCTGCGGCACCGGGATCTGCGCCGTCGCCGTCGCCGCGCTCGCCCGGCAGGGCGTCGAACGCGGCTCGGTGGTGGTGGACGTCCCGGGTGGGCGCCTGTTCACCCAGGTCGGCCCTGAGCGGATCCTGCTGCGCGGCCCGGCCGTCATCGTTGCCCGCGGAGCGATCGAGCTGTGA
- a CDS encoding phosphatase PAP2 family protein, translating into MSSFAPSDLPTSATTGNVDGAWASPYAAFRPRSWQVAVAAAVFVWLLVDVLLSGPLRGLDRQIAPALLDLGMREHSSLRHLGFALSQAGGRGTNLIWIAVLCAVVLYRHRTFAPFVKALSATGVMFVAVYPFKEWLSRSYPADPRGDYFHAAGGLGGAFPSGHQANATLLASVGAWIAFEHIRAVWVRRVIGAYALAAPFVSAIAVLLMGYHWLTDVVAGTCAGVVLLAFIRWVWATPVGLRVEAALSLHRG; encoded by the coding sequence GTGAGCTCGTTCGCACCATCCGACCTGCCGACCTCCGCCACCACAGGCAACGTCGACGGCGCATGGGCGAGCCCATACGCGGCCTTCCGACCGCGGAGCTGGCAGGTAGCAGTCGCGGCTGCGGTGTTCGTCTGGCTGCTGGTTGACGTGCTGCTCAGCGGGCCCCTACGCGGCCTGGACCGGCAGATCGCACCAGCGCTGCTCGACCTCGGCATGCGGGAGCACTCGTCACTTCGCCACCTCGGATTCGCCCTCAGCCAGGCCGGCGGGCGTGGCACGAACCTGATCTGGATCGCGGTGCTCTGCGCCGTCGTGCTCTACCGCCATCGCACGTTCGCCCCGTTCGTCAAGGCGTTGAGCGCCACAGGCGTGATGTTCGTGGCGGTCTACCCGTTCAAGGAGTGGCTCTCGCGCAGCTACCCTGCCGACCCGCGCGGCGACTACTTCCACGCTGCCGGAGGCCTCGGGGGCGCCTTCCCCTCGGGGCATCAGGCCAATGCGACCCTGCTGGCCAGCGTGGGCGCGTGGATCGCCTTCGAGCACATCCGGGCCGTCTGGGTCCGGCGGGTCATCGGTGCCTATGCGCTGGCCGCACCGTTCGTGTCGGCGATCGCGGTTCTGCTGATGGGCTATCACTGGCTGACCGATGTCGTCGCCGGCACCTGCGCCGGCGTTGTCCTGCTGGCCTTCATCAGGTGGGTGTGGGCCACCCCGGTCGGGCTGCGGGTCGAGGCGGCGCTGAGCCTGCACCGCGGATGA
- the rny gene encoding ribonuclease Y yields the protein MSTTIAVILLVAVLVLIASVFYFGQRLLAESVGTRRARPEAGEPEPVEPANGQSAAQQPAPISDADREELIAEGRAAGLAEGHAAGYAQGRRAGRNEAKAAALVEARMTAKRQLSAEFDVAARERIREELQDAVREEVREELEDEIEATRRAALADAKATRVAAQGIRAKINAEIAGARRAAELEISELMLSSRQDAEKEAARIVERSREALADVHRREQRLVEREDRLDAELKRIELRLDELREAEDRAVDRENELALREDSARGELERIAGLTAAEAKDELIAAQESAARREAAVTARRIEQEASEQATARAKVIVADAIARVASEQTAESVVVVMPLPNDDMKGRIIGREGRNIRAFEQATGVNLIIDDTPEAVLLSCFDPVRREIGRLTLHKLVSDGRIHPHRIEEAYERSKAEVDEVCAKAAEDALLEVGIDDLHPELKRLLGRLRFRTSYGQNVLLHLVESAHIAGAIAGELGVPSELVKRGAFLHDIGKAVTHEMEGSHAIIGARLAARYGESPEVVHAIEAHHNEVAPQTVEAVLTQAADSCSGGRPGARRESVEAYVERLERIEKIASGHDGVEKVFAMQAGREVRIMVRPSEVDDAGSHQLAKDVAAQIESELTYPGQIRVTVVRESRASELAR from the coding sequence ATGTCGACCACCATCGCCGTCATCCTGCTGGTCGCCGTGCTGGTGCTGATCGCCAGCGTCTTCTACTTCGGACAGCGGCTGCTGGCCGAGAGCGTCGGGACCCGGCGAGCCCGGCCGGAGGCGGGCGAGCCCGAGCCGGTCGAACCGGCGAACGGGCAGAGTGCCGCCCAGCAACCGGCCCCGATCAGCGACGCCGACCGCGAGGAGCTCATCGCCGAGGGACGTGCCGCCGGGCTGGCCGAGGGTCACGCGGCCGGTTACGCCCAAGGCCGGCGGGCCGGTCGCAACGAGGCGAAGGCTGCCGCGCTGGTCGAGGCCCGGATGACCGCCAAGCGGCAGCTCAGCGCCGAGTTCGACGTCGCCGCCCGCGAACGGATCAGGGAAGAGCTGCAGGACGCCGTGCGCGAGGAGGTCCGCGAGGAGCTCGAGGACGAGATCGAGGCCACCCGCCGCGCGGCGCTGGCCGACGCGAAGGCGACCCGGGTGGCCGCCCAGGGCATCCGCGCGAAGATCAACGCCGAGATCGCCGGCGCGCGGCGCGCTGCCGAGCTCGAGATCAGTGAGCTGATGCTCTCCAGCCGGCAGGACGCCGAGAAGGAGGCTGCCCGGATCGTCGAGCGCTCCCGAGAGGCGCTGGCCGACGTTCACCGCCGCGAACAGCGCCTCGTGGAGCGCGAGGATCGCCTCGACGCGGAGCTGAAGCGGATCGAGCTACGCCTCGACGAGCTGCGCGAGGCCGAGGATCGCGCGGTCGACCGCGAGAACGAGCTGGCGCTTCGCGAGGACTCCGCCCGTGGCGAGCTCGAGCGGATCGCGGGGCTCACGGCCGCCGAGGCCAAGGACGAGCTGATCGCGGCGCAGGAGTCCGCCGCCAGGCGCGAGGCCGCGGTGACCGCTCGCCGGATCGAGCAGGAGGCGAGCGAGCAGGCCACGGCGCGCGCGAAGGTGATCGTCGCCGATGCGATCGCCCGAGTCGCCAGCGAGCAAACCGCCGAGAGCGTCGTGGTGGTGATGCCGCTGCCCAACGACGACATGAAGGGCCGCATCATCGGGCGCGAGGGGCGCAACATCCGGGCCTTCGAGCAGGCGACGGGGGTCAACCTGATCATCGACGACACGCCCGAGGCGGTGCTGTTGTCCTGCTTCGATCCGGTGCGCCGCGAGATCGGACGGCTCACCCTGCACAAGCTGGTCTCCGACGGCCGCATCCATCCGCACCGCATCGAGGAGGCGTATGAACGCAGCAAGGCCGAGGTAGACGAGGTGTGCGCCAAGGCCGCCGAGGACGCGCTGCTGGAGGTCGGGATCGATGACCTGCACCCCGAGCTGAAACGGCTGCTGGGCCGGCTGCGCTTTCGCACCTCCTACGGCCAGAACGTGCTGCTGCACCTGGTCGAGAGTGCCCACATCGCCGGGGCGATCGCCGGCGAGCTCGGCGTCCCGTCCGAGCTGGTCAAGCGCGGCGCCTTCCTGCACGACATCGGCAAGGCCGTGACTCACGAGATGGAGGGCTCGCACGCCATAATCGGGGCGCGGCTCGCCGCGCGGTACGGCGAGTCGCCGGAGGTCGTGCACGCGATCGAGGCGCACCACAACGAGGTCGCTCCGCAAACGGTGGAGGCGGTGTTGACCCAGGCCGCTGACAGTTGCTCGGGCGGGCGCCCCGGGGCGAGGCGCGAGAGCGTCGAGGCGTACGTCGAGCGCCTCGAGCGGATCGAGAAGATCGCCTCGGGCCACGACGGCGTCGAGAAGGTCTTCGCGATGCAGGCCGGGCGCGAGGTACGCATCATGGTGCGCCCCTCCGAGGTGGACGACGCCGGCTCGCACCAGCTGGCCAAGGACGTCGCCGCGCAGATCGAGTCCGAGCTGACCTATCCGGGGCAGATCCGGGTCACCGTTGTACGCGAGTCGCGAGCCAGCGAGCTCGCGCGCTGA